A section of the Microbacterium forte genome encodes:
- a CDS encoding helix-turn-helix domain-containing protein, with protein sequence MTTTAPANERHVLTIEDLNGRATCTVPEAAQILGIGTWSAYEAIKREEIPVLRIGKRILIPVPRLRALLGAEA encoded by the coding sequence ATGACCACGACTGCCCCCGCCAACGAGCGGCACGTCCTAACGATCGAGGACCTCAACGGGCGCGCGACATGCACCGTCCCGGAAGCCGCGCAGATTCTCGGCATCGGCACCTGGAGTGCCTATGAGGCGATCAAGCGAGAAGAGATCCCCGTCCTCCGGATCGGCAAGCGGATCCTCATCCCCGTCCCTCGCCTCCGCGCCCTCCTTGGCGCAGAAGCCTGA